A stretch of the Panicum virgatum strain AP13 chromosome 9N, P.virgatum_v5, whole genome shotgun sequence genome encodes the following:
- the LOC120688723 gene encoding uncharacterized protein LOC120688723, with protein sequence MRAMPQTPYYLEPNQRIELRSIGSDGLIDTMEAGSGEMFFFFVGGMEQGARWVVKEAAGRCLQGGVELLGCCSVSAEPTKSSRPSTSRALWKKALKLCSVPVSRWPGKDPAYLCREFGLLALGSLGAEPGPSLLPREARCGACSRAVDPQFRRAARRRPVRARAVRGVVMLCAPPLPRSLPFSLSPSLSLPLSPRWWKGRRWSCAGRIRRQRAATRRPELGTAAAEWIFDTCAEAAAVGDGTDRVGLAKPDSAAAAVAARVTTARTSRRRWAISPPG encoded by the exons ATGCGCGCAATGCCCCAAACCCCCTACTACCTCGAACCAAACCAGCGAATCGAACTGAGATCGATCGGAAGTGACGGATTGATTGACACTATGGAAGCAGGATCCGGCGagatgttctttttcttcgttGGCGGCATGGAGCAGGGCGCCAGGTGGGTGGtcaaggaggcggcggggcggtgCTTGCAGGGCGGAGTGGAGCTGCTCGGCTGCTGCTCTGTGAGTGCAGAACCAACCAAGAGCAGCCGGCCGAGCACCAGCCGAGCACTGTGGAAGAAGGCGCTCAAGCTCTGCTCTGTCCCCGTGTCGCGGTGGCCCGGGAAGGACCCCGCCTACCTCTGCCGCGAGTTCGGTCTCCTCGCGCTGGGTTCCCTCGGTGCCGAGCCGGGCCCGTCGTTGCTGCCCCGGGAG GCCCGCTGCGGCGCGTGCAGCCGCGCCGTCGACCCGCAGTTCCGgcgggccgcgcggcggcggccggtgcgggCGAGGGCTGTGCGCGGCGTCGTGATGCTTTGCGCTCCTCCACTCCCTCGGTCcctcccattctctctctctccctccctctctctccctctctctcctcggtGGTGGAAGGGGCGGAGATGGAGCTGCGCCGGTCGGATCCGGCGCCAGCGAGCCGCGACCAGGCGGCCGGAGCTCGGGACGGCTGCGGCCGAGTGGATCTTCGACACCTgcgcggaggccgcggcggttGGTGACGGGACGGATCGGGTTGGACTCGCGAAGCCGGactcggccgcggcggcggtggccgcgagggtgacgacggcgaggacgagCAGGCGGCGGTGGGCCATCTCACCACCGGGATAg
- the LOC120690201 gene encoding phosphomethylpyrimidine synthase, chloroplastic-like, producing the protein MAALQPSFSSTMALRSSGSNLKFPKTALLPGFGGISRQDMQDRNASFACLIPKVASVTDQSIAEPSKPRKNKHTVDPTAPEFLPLPSFEECFPRSTKESSEIVHEESGHVLKVPFRRVHLTGDQKHFDTYDTSGPQNISPRTGLPKIRKEWIDRREKLGSPRYTQMYYAKQGIITEEMIYCAKRENLSPEFVRTEVARGRAIIPSNKRHLELEPMIVGRNFLVKVNANIGNSAVVSSIEEEVHKLQWATMWGADTVMDLSTGQHIHETREWIIRNSPVPIGTVPIYQALEKVNGIAENLSWEIFRDTLIEQAEQGVDYFTIHAGVLLRYIPLTAKRMTGIVSRGGSIHAKWCLTYHKENFAYEHWDDILDICNQYDVALSIGDGLRPGSIYDANDSAQFAELLTQGELTRRAWAKDVQVMNEGPGHIPMHKIPENMEKQLEWCNEAPFYTLGPLTTDIAPGYDHITSAIGAANIGALGTALLCYVTPKEHLGLPNRYDVKTGVISYKIAAHAADLAKGHPYAQAWDDALSKARFEFRWLDQFALSLDPVTAMSFHDETLPSEGAKVAHFCSMCGPKFCSMKITEDIRKYADEHGYGTVEEAVKEGMNAMSAEFLAARKTISREQHGEAGGEIYVPESYAAHK; encoded by the exons ATGGCTGCACTTCAACCCTCATTTTCATCAACAATGGCTCtgaggagcagcggcagcaatCTTAAGTTCCCCAAAACTGCACTTCTACCTGGTTTTGGTGGCATTTCACGTCAAGACATGCAAGACAGGAATGCTAGCTTCGCTTGTTTAATCCCCAAGGTTGCTTCGGTAACTGATCAGTCAATAGCAGAACCATCAAAACCCAGGAAAAATAAGCACACAGTCGACCCTACAGCACCAGAATTTCTGCCACTCCCATCATTTGAAGAATGCTTTCCAAGGAGTACCAAAGAATCAAG TGAAATCGTTCACGAGGAATCTGGTCATGTCCTCAAGGTCCCATTCCGAAGAGTCCATTTGACTGGAGATCAGAAGCACTTTGACACATATGACACAAGTGGTCCTCAAAATATAAGCCCAAGGACTG ggCTCCCAAAGATAAGGAAGGAATGGATTGATAGGAGGGAAAAGCTGGGTAGTCCTCGTTACACGCAAATGTATTATGCTAAACAGGGAATCATAACAGAGGAGATGATATACTGTGCCAAGCGTGAGAACCTTAGTCCTGAATTTGTCCGGACAGAAGTTGCCCGAGGACGAGCCATAATTCCTTCCAACAAGAGGCACCTGGAATTAGAACCCATGATTGTTGGAAGAAACTTCCTTGTAAAGGTGAATGCAAATATTGGGAATTCAGCTGTTGTGAGCTCCATCGAGGAGGAAGTTCACAAGCTCCAGTGGGCCACAATGTGGGGAGCTGATACTGTCATGGATCTTTCAACTGGGCAACATATCCATGAGACTCGGGAATGGATTATTCGTAACTCTCCAGTTCCTATTGGGACTGTTCCTATTTACCAAGCACTTGAGAAAGTAAATGGTATTGCAGAAAATCTGAGCTGGGAAATCTTTAGGGATACCTTGATTGAACAAGCTGAGCAGGGTGTTGATTACTTCACAATCCATGCTGGTGTCCTGCTTCGTTACATTCCTCTTACAGCAAAGAGAATGACTGGCATAGTTTCGCGTGGCGGCTCCATTCATGCAAAATGGTGCTTAACTTATCACAAGGAGAACTTTGCTTATGAACACTGGGATGACATTCTTGACATATGCAATCAATATGATGTGGCGTTATCAATTGGTGATGGTCTGAGGCCTGGTTCTATTTATGATGCAAATGATAGTGCTCAGTTTGCAGAGCTGTTGACTCAAGGGGAACTAACACGTCGAGCATGGGCGAAAGATGTGCAG GTGATGAATGAAGGCCCAGGGCACATCCCAATGCATAAAATTCCTGAAAACATGGAGAAACAGCTGGAATGGTGTAATGAGGCACCTTTCTATACGTTGGGTCCACTGACAACTGATATTGCACCTGGTTATGATCACATCACCTCAGCCATTGGTGCTGCCAACATTGGAGCTCTTGGCACTGCACTCCTTTGTTATGTAACACCAAAGGAGCACCTTGGGCTGCCTAATCGTTATGATGTTAAGACAGGTGTTATATCCTACAAAATTGCTGCTCATGCTGCTGATTTGGCAAAGGGTCATCCCTATGCACAAGCTTGGGACGATGCCCTTAGCAAGGCAAGGTTTGAGTTTAGATGGCTCGATCAATTCGCTCTATCGCTAGACCCAGTAACTGCCATGTCTTTCCATGATGAAACATTGCCATCTGAGGGTGCCAAAGTTGCGCATTTCTGCTCAATGTGTGGGCCCAAGTTTTGTTCAATGAAAATCACAGAGGATATTAGAAAGTATGCGGATGAACATGGCTACGGAACAGTAGAGGAAGCTGTGAAGGAAGGGATGAATGCTATGAGTGCTGAATTTTTGGCTGCAAGGAAGACAATTAGCAGGGAACAGCATGGTGAAGCTGGAGGGGAGATCTACGTACCAGAAAGCTATGCAGCTCACAAATGA